A region of Bradyrhizobium sp. SZCCHNS1050 DNA encodes the following proteins:
- a CDS encoding TetR/AcrR family transcriptional regulator, with product MRRKAATDLNDPARTTSRAPRQARGRERREQLLDAAAAIIAESGIGAVSMHAAAQRAGASIGSVYHFFRDKDQMLDALAERHDAELQPAFDRVLQRSDAEWAALAPAEVIEQLIGWAIRYFVRNPDALATLDLHDQTVHAEFRAVIDRVMRARLGDELGKQAATTLDAVVLGTLLFTREQDPRSRDIVVAALPEMMATYLNALEAKRKRTKA from the coding sequence GTGCGACGCAAAGCTGCGACTGACCTGAATGACCCCGCGCGCACGACATCACGTGCGCCGCGCCAGGCGCGGGGCCGTGAGCGGCGCGAGCAGCTGCTCGACGCCGCAGCCGCCATCATCGCCGAGTCCGGGATTGGTGCCGTCAGCATGCATGCCGCGGCCCAGCGCGCCGGCGCCTCGATTGGCTCGGTCTATCATTTCTTCCGTGACAAGGATCAGATGCTGGATGCGCTCGCCGAACGTCACGATGCCGAGCTGCAGCCGGCATTCGATCGCGTGCTGCAGCGGAGCGATGCGGAATGGGCAGCGTTGGCGCCCGCCGAGGTCATCGAGCAACTGATCGGCTGGGCGATCCGCTACTTCGTCCGCAATCCCGATGCGCTGGCGACGCTCGATCTGCACGACCAGACCGTGCATGCCGAGTTCAGGGCCGTCATCGACCGCGTCATGCGCGCCAGGCTTGGCGACGAACTGGGCAAACAGGCGGCCACTACGCTCGATGCCGTCGTGCTCGGCACCCTGCTGTTCACGCGCGAGCAGGATCCGCGCAGTCGCGACATCGTGGTCGCCGCGTTGCCGGAGATGATGGCTACCTATCTGAACGCTCTCGAGGCGAAGCGGAAGCGGACGAAGGCATGA